The Planctomycetota bacterium genome contains the following window.
GCATCAAGATGACGAGCTTCGACCGTCAACAGATCGATGCGATCCGAAAGGAACTGAATCAGACCTTCAACACCCAACACCAACCCGCCGTCCAGACACCCGCCCCTTCACGAATTTACAGCACGACAGGGACTTGACCTTCCAAAGGGGGCTACACGCTCGGCGCGCGCGGGTTGCCGCCGGCCCTTCGGCCAACCCGCCCTGCGCAACGATCCAGTGGTTGACCGCAGTCGATGGCCGTATCAGGGATGTTGCGCAACCTTGCGTGGCAGATAGCATCGCGATAACAAGAAGTGGGATCGCACCTCGCATGATCCCTCACCTCAGCAAGGACGATGCCAGCGGTGGGTTTCGACCCTTATACCTCAATTCTTGCCCAATAATCGTGCAGCCGCATGAAGGCTGCCAGCATATTGGGCATGAACCGGTTGCCAGCGCTGTGTGGATTTGTTTCGGGATTGAACCATGCGATCCGCGAGATTCGTTGAGGCTTATAGATGTTGAATCGGCCGCGTTGGCCAAACGCACTCTAAGAGGCACCTACCCATCAGGAGTCAAACCATGAAAGCCATCCTTACCGTACTGTCCGTTGTTGCCGTCTTGGGCCTTACCGCCCCTACCTTCGCCGGCCCAAACACGGGTTCGCCTAGCTTTGGGCAACAGGCAATTAAGCACATGCGAGAAATGCGCGAGCGGCGCGAGCATGCCAAGATGTACGCTCTGACGGGTGATCGGGCCGAGGCCAAAGAGTACCGTTGGGAAACGAAGCTCATCTGGGTCGGCGGAAACCGCGACCGTCGGGTCGTCTACGATCGCGTCCCCGTGGAGTGATCGCGCGAGATGACGCAGAACGGTGATCTGCCTCGCACCGATGCGAGGCAGATCTTGTGCCGGGTATTCGATCGATCGGCTCCACACCGCTCACTGACTTGGACCACCCAGCCGTGTTCTGGTACATAGCCCAGCATGGCATCCAAGCTGACCGATTTACAGGTCGAGCGCTTCGAGCGACTGGCGTGGCCTTTCCTGCCCATGTTGCTTCGAGCGGCGCAATGCATGACGCATCGAGACGACCAGGCAGAAGACCTGGTCCAGGAAACCATGATCAAAGCGATGCGGGCGATTGACCGGTTCGAGGAGGGCAGCGACATGAAGGCGTGGCTGCTGACGATTCAGCGACGGACCTTCATCGACCTGTACCGGTCACGCAAACATCGGAGGGCTGAGCGCTCCTTGGATGATGACAAAGTGCCGGAACCTACGGATGACGGCGGGCACGATGCCGAAGGGTTTGACCGGCGGTGGGAGCAGCCGGAACAGTTGCTCAATCGATTCGATGATGATCAGATCATCGACGCACTCCGTTCGCTGCCGGACGAAATACGCTGGACGCTGCTGCTGGTGGACGTAGAGCAAATGGACCAGCAGCAGGCGGCCGAAGTGCTCGATGTGCCAGTGGGCACGATCAAGTCGCGGGCACATCGCGGTCGCGGCATGCTGAGGAACAAGCTCTACGAATTGGCCCGGCAACGCGGCTGGGTCGAGCCGAAGCCTGCGGACGACAATGAGGAATGACGAACGATGACAGCGAAACGGTCACAAAACGATCTCGATCGCGCGACGCAGGCGCGGCTGTCGAAGCTGGCGTCGCGTCCGGTGGATACTACGGCCGTATCGTCACGGTTGCGCACCAAGATGATTAGATGCCGCGCAGACAATCGGTCTGCCATATTCGGATTCCCCGTATGGGCACGATGGGTCGGACGCAGCGCTATAGCGGCCTCACTCCTCGTCGCGGTGACTCTGCTGTTCGTGATGAGCCAGTCCGGGTCGACTGTGTACGCCGCGCCGGCGGAGATGGTGCGGCTTCATCGCGACCTGGTCGCCGGGCGCGCCCCGGTTGTGCCGGTGGCCAATCTCGCCGAAGCGAAGAAGGTCATAGATTCAAAATGGCGGGAAGCGCCGGCCATCCCCGATCAATGGGACCACAACGTGCATGCCTGCTGCCTCCGTGATGTTCAGAGCCGGCAGGTCGCCTGCATTCTGATGAAGCAAGACAACGTGCCGGTGACGGTGGTCCTGGCGCGAACCAAGGACTTCCGTTCCCCAGACGACGGCACGGTCGATTATCACGGTCACAAGTACGCCGTGTTATCGCGTGACGGCGTGAACATGGTGATGACGCAACAGGGTGCGCGTTGGATGTGCCTGATGGGTGAACTTTCCCAGGAATCGCTGCTGCGCATCGCTGATAATTTGGTTGACAATGGCGAGAGCCCGTAAGTTGAAAAGATGCATCTGAGCTGACCATAATGCAACACACGCTCATCTACATGCTGGTAATTGCCTTGAGTGGACTTCACCCGACATCGCCTCAGCAGCGGTTCCATTGCCGGATGACGGGGAAGCGGGATTTGGTGCGGTGTTGCTGTGAACGGCGCGACGCGGAAGCCGCCGCCTGCGATTCCAAGACTGGCGGCTGTGCTACCAGCGGCAAGACAATCTGCTGCAAGTCCAAAACGCCGTGCGATCGAAAAACGCGCGATGAGGATACGTCTGTAGCTGCATCCAACTGCTGCATCATCACAAACATCGTGGCAAACACACCCACGGTGGTGGATGGGCCTCGCCGGAGTCGCGATATTGACGACGCGGTCCACGGTCAACCGATCGTAATCCCGGCCGTTCGAAATGACCAACTGTACAGCGGTCATGCTCCGCCCACTTTTGTGATGCTGAATCGCAATGGATCACCGGGCATGATGCCACGATTTATTTTGCATTGTTCATATCTGATTTGATCGCCCTCCATCACTTCGAGTCGTCGCGTCAAAACGATTGACGATCGCTGTTCCATGCACCGTCCGCACGGTGGCCGCGAAGGCCATGCGCGGACGAATGAATCACGAGCTTCCTCATGAAACGAATTCACTGCACTCTGCGCGCCTTAGGAACCCTGTCGATGTTGGTAGCAACAAGCGCTGTACAAAGCGGCTGCGCGAACTCGTCACCGTTTGACGATCGGCTGTACCCGACTGCCCTGCGAACCACGCCCATCGTGATGCCCAAGTTGACCCAGGCAGCACCACAGGCCGATCCTCAAACACTTTTCAATGGGCTGGACACGCTCGAACTGGACGCATTGGTGGACGCGGTCATGCGGCGCAACCCCTCGATCGCGGCGATGGAAGCGACGTGGCGATCCGTGCGGGCGAGGTTCCCACAGGTCACCAGTCTGGATGACCCGATGTTGTCCTACGCCATCGCACCGGGCACGTTTGGCAACGACGAGATCAATGACGGCCACAAGATTGACATTTCACAAAAGTTTCCATGGCCTGGGAAGTTGGAACTGCGCGGTCGAATCGCCGAGCGCGAGGCGGAGGCCGCCGGACAGGACATCGAAACCGTGCGACAGCGGCTTGCGCAGGAAACCGCTCGTGCGTACTTCGACTACTACTACGTTTTCCGGGCGATTGATATCAACAATATCAACATCGAACTGCTCAAGGAGTTTCAGCGGATCGCGGAGACGAAGTATGCCGCGGGCACGGCATCCAAGCAGGATTCACTTCAGGCCGAAGTCGAGCGGTATCATCTGGAGCATCGCGCCATCGTGCTGCAGCGAATGCTGAGTGTGACGAGGGCGCGGATCAACACGCTGCTTCACCGCGACCCAGAGCTGTCACTTCCCACGCCGCCGAAGCAGGTGGATACTCCAGGAGCTAGACCCGAAGTGTTGGCACTGCGCACTCGTGCGGTTAACGCCCGGCCCGAGCTTCAATCTCTCGCCCGCCAACTGGAGGCGAAGCAAACAGCACGGCAGCTCGCGAAGAAGGAGTACTACCCCGATATCACGGTGATGGGCACCTACAACAGCCTGTGGGCCGAGGAACAACGTCGCTGGATGATTGGGGCGGGGATCAATATTCCTCTTCAGATCGACCGCCGTCGCGGCGCGGAAATGGAAGCTTTGGCGCAGTCCAACCGCGTAGCGGCCGAGTTGGTCGCCGGTGTGGACAAAGTCGCATTCGAAGTTTCGCAGGCCTACGACATGCTGGTCGAAAGCGAGCACGTCGTGCGCCTCTACAACGAAAAGTTCATGCCCGTCGCCGAGGAGAACCTCAAAGCCGCGCGATCCGGCTACGAAACCGGCAAGAACGACTTTCTCACAATGATCAATGCGGAAAAGAACCTGATGTTCGTGCATCTTGCCCGACAGGAGGCGCTGACCGAGTACCACCAGCGATGGGCCGACCTGGAGCGCGCCGTCGGCGGCGACATCGACGCGCCGCCCGTGCAGCCCGGTCAGCCTGACCAACCCAATGGAGACTCGAACAATGAGTAAGAATGAAGTTTTCTCTTTGATCCACCGATGGGGACCATCCGCCGTGATCGTGGCCGCAGTTGTGACGGTCGGTGTTCTCTTTCACCGCCCGATCGTCGCATGGTTCGGCGGTAACCCCGACGCGATTTTCGGTCCATCCGGCGGCATGGCGCATTATGACGTGGGTGATCTTCACTCGGCCGGATCATTGAAGGTCGGCGCACGCATCGACCCCCATCGGCCGATCGTCGGCAAGAACCGTTTGTTGGTCGTCGTAAAAACGGCTGATGGTGACCCGGTCACGGACGCGAGTGTCGAAGCCGTCGCTGTCATGCCCGCGATGGGTTCCATGCCGGAGATGCGGTCCACCTCGCGGTTTAAGCACATCGAAGACAGCCAATATGCAGGTGACCTCGAACTGACCATGGCCGGTGGTTGGCCGCTGACACTGAATGTCGATTCGCCCGCGCACGGTAAGGCGACATTGCACTATGATCTGGCGACAACGATCGACGGGCTGCGATTGACCGACGCGGCCGGCACCGGGAGAAAGAACGATGCGACTGGGAGCAAGCCGCTCAACGATGTCTGCCCGGTGCTAGGCAAGAAAGTGCCTGAGGACGCGGTGACCCTGACTTGGAAGGGTCATAGAATCGGCTTCTGCTGCCCCGGTTGCGACAGGAAGTTCGACGGCTGGACGGAGGAAAAGAAGCAGGCGTTCGTCGATCGCTTCATCAAGGGCGGCAAGCCGATCGCGCAGACCGACAGCGGTACACAACAAAAGAAACCCCTGCCGCCGGCGGAAGGCATCGCGTTCTGGACCTGCTCGATGCACCCGTCCGTCAAATTGAAGGACAAGGGCACCTGCCCGATCTGCAAGATGGACCTGATTCCCGTGACGCACGAGGAGGTGCGCTCGGGCGTCATCTTCGTCGATGCGCAGCGCCGCCAGCTCATTGGCGTCCGCACGACGACAGTCATGCAGCAGAACCTGGACAAGACCATCCGCGCCGTGGGCGTGATCACCTACGACGAGACGCGCCTGACCGATGTGACCCTCAAGTACCGCGGCTGGATCGGCGATCTGTTCGCCGACTACACCGGCAAGCACGTCGAGCGCGGTGAGCCGCTGCTGACGATTTACAGCCCCGAGCTGCTGTCGGCCCAGCAGGAGTATCTGGACGCCTTGGCCGCCACTGCCGTGCCCGGCCGCACGACGCGCGTGGCCGAAGCGGCGCGCGAACGCTTGCTGTTGTGGGATCTGACCGAACGGCAGCTTGACGAACTGGCCAAACGCGGCAAACCACTTCAGTACGTCCCCGTGCTGTCGCCGGCGACCGGCACGATCATCCAGAAGATGGCCGTTAAGGGCAGTGCGGTCGAGCCGGGCAAGATGATCTACCGCGTGGCCGACCTTTCAACACTGTGGATCGAGGCCGAACTCTACGAGGATGAAGTGCCGCTGGTGAGTGTGGGACAGAAGGTTGAGGTGTCCGTTTCCTATCTACCGGGGAAGGGGTTCGAGGGCACGGTGTCCTACGTCTACCCCTACCTCGATCCCAAGACGCGACGTGGCCGCATTCGCGTCGAAGTTACAAATAAGGACGGCCTGCTCAAACCTGATATGTACGCCAATGTGTACATCAAGGTGCCCCTTGGCAAGCAGCTGGCCGTACCCGAAGAAGCGGTGTTATACGGTGGGGAGAACAACATCGTGTTCCTGGACCTGGGTGAGGGCCGCATGCGCCCCCAGCGCGTCAAGCTCGGCGTGCGCGCGACCGATCCGGGTTTGGGTATGGACCTGATCGAAGTGCTCGACGGGCTCAAGCCCGGCGACGCTGTCGTGACGTCAGGTAATTTCCTGATTGCTTCGGAAAGCAAGCTTAAATCCGGCATTGAGAAGTGGTGATGCAGTTATCCGAAATCAATCCGTCTGCGCGCCCCGGCTTTATCCAGCGATTGATCGCCGGCTGCGCCAATAATCCGTTCCTGACGATCCTTACGGTCGCAGCCATCGTTGCATGGGGCTATTACTCGCTGCGTCAGGTGCCGCTGGACGCCATTCCCGACCTGTCTGACGCCCAGGTCATCGTCTTTACTGAGTGGCCTGGGCGCAGCCCCGACCTGGTTGAAGACCAGATCACCTATCCGATCAGCACGGCACTGTTGGCTGCGCCGAAGGTCAAGTTTGTACGCGGCCAGTCGTTCTTGGGCCTTTCGTTCGTCTACGTCATTTTCGAGGACGGCACCGACATCTACTGGGGCCGCAGTCGTGTGTTGGAATACCTCAACTCCGTCACTGGCAAGCTGCCCGATGGCGTCAATCCCACGCTAGGTCCGGACGCGACGGGCGTCGGCTGGGTGTTTCAGTACGCGCTGGTGGACAAGTCAGGCAATCACGATCTATCGCAGCTGCGCTCGTTTCAGGACTGGTACGTCCGATACGCTCTGGAAGGCGTCGAGGGCGTCGCCGAGGTTGCATCCGTCGGCGGGTTTGTGAAGCAGTATCAGATTCAGCTCGATCCCGATCAGGTGCTGGCGTACAACATCCCCATCCAGACCATCATTCAAAAGGTCCGCCGCTCAAACACGGACGTGGGTGGGCGCGTGCTTGAGCAGGCCGGTCACGAATACATGATCCGCGGGCGGGGCTACATCAAGTCCAAGGCGGACATCGAATCCATCCCGGTTGGCATCGGGAAGGACGGCGTGCCCATTCAGATCAAAGATTTGGGCAAGGTGACCATCGGCCCAGACATGCGCCGTGGGCTGGCGGAACTAAACGGCGAGGGCGAAGCCGTTGGCGGCATCGTCATCATGCGCTACGGCGAAAACGCGCTGACCACGATCGAAAACGTCAAGAAACGCCTGGTGGACGTGCGTAAGAGCCTGCCCGAAGGCGTTGAACTGGTCGTTGTGTATGACCGCTCGGAGTTGATAGGGCGTGCCATTGCCACGCTCCGCCACACGTTGATCGAGGAAATGATCGTGGTCAGCATCATCATCACGATATTTCTGCTGCATTTTCGCTCGGCGCTTATCCCGATCGTGGCGTTGCCCATCGCGGTAATTCTGGCGTTCATCCCGATGAGCTATCAGCATCTGACCGCGAACATCATGTCGCTCGGCGGCATCGCAGTGGCTATCGGCGCGATGGTGGACGCTTCGATCATCATTATCGAGAACATCCACAAAAAGCTGGAGACGTGGGAGGAGGCCGGCCGGCCGGCGGAGAAGACGCGCCGCGGCGTGATCGTCGAAGCAATGCAGGAGGTGGGGCCGAGCATCTTTTTCTCCCTGCTGGTGATCACTGTTGCGTTCCTTCCAGTGTTCACGCTTGAGGCGACTGAAGGTCGGCTGTTCCGGCCGCTGGCATACACCAAGACCTACTCGATGGGCTTTGCGGCGATTCTTGCGGTGACGCTGGTGCCGGCGCTGGCGGCGCTGATCATCCGCGGCAAAATACGCGGCGAGAAGTGGAATCCGATCAACCGCATGCTGGTCGCGGGATACGCGCCGGTCGTGCGGTTTGTCGTGAGACATCGGTGGCTGGTGGTGGCCTGTTCAGTGGCCGCGATGATCGCCACCATTCCAGCATTCTTCCGGCTGGGAAACGAGTTCATGCCGCCGTTGAACGAAGGCTCCATCCTGTATATGCCCACCGCGCCGCCGGGCATGTCCATTACGGAAGCGAGCACCATCCTCCAATCGCAGGATCGCAAGCTGCGTGAGGTTCCAGAGGTGCAGTCCGTTTTCGGAAAGATAGGCCGCTCACGCACCGCCACCGATCCCGCACCGCTTTCCATGGTCGAGACCGTCATCGTGCTCAAGCCCGAGAGCGAGTGGCGTGAAGGGATGACATGGGACAAGCTGATTAAGGAAATGGATCAGAAACTGGCTTACCCCGGCATGCCAAATATTTGGTGGATGCCGATCCAGACTCGCACCGAAATGCTTGCCACGGGCATCCGTAGTGCGCTGGGCATCAAGGTGTTCGGCTCCTCGCTTGAAGAGATCGAAGCCACGGCCGTCCAGGTCGAAAAGGCGCTACAAGACGATCCACGGGTCAAGCCCTACACTCGAAGCGTGTTTGCCGAGCGCGTCACCGGCGGCTATTTCCTTGATTTCAACGTGAAGCGCGAGGAGGCTGCCCGCTACGGCATGACCGTCGGCGATGTGGAGGACCTTGTCCAGACCGCCATTGGCGGGATGAACATCGACCAGACTATCGAAGGGCGCGAGCGCTACCCAATCCAGGTCCGCTATGCCCGGCAGTTTCGCGATAAGCTTGACATGATCAAGAAGGTGCTGGTCCCGACACCCACCGGGACACAGGTGCCCATCTCCCACGTCGCCGACATAGATATCAAAACCGGCGCACCGATGATCCGCAGTGAGGACGGCCGGCTCGTCGGATTCGTGTTTGTGGATGTGACCGACATCGGCATCGCGGACTACGTGCAACTTGCACGGCAAGCTGTGGACGAGCGAGTCACACTGCCTGCCAGTGTGCGGCTCGCCTGGGCGGGGCAATTCCAATACTTTGAGCGTGCCAAGGAGAAGCTCAAGATCGTTGTGCCGCTAACATTGTTGATTGTATGCTTCCTGCTGTACTCGAACACGAAATCGGTGATCGAAACCCTCATCGTTCTATTGGCCGTGCCGTTTTCCCTAATCGGCGCGATTTGGTTGCTCTACCTGCTGAACTACAATATGAGCGTCGCTGTCTGGGTCGGCCTCATCGCTCTTGCCGGCCTGGACGCCGAAACCGGAGTGATAATGCTTCTGTATCTTAATCTTTCTCACAAGCGATGGATTGGTGAGGGTCGACTTCAATCCTTCCGCGATCTGGAAGATGCAATCGTCGACGGCGCAGCCAATCGTATTCGCCCTAAGTTGATGACCGTGCTGACGACTTTCATTGGTCTGTTCCCATTGATGCTGAGCACTGGCACCGGAGCCGACGTGATGAAACGCATCGCCGCCCCCATGGTCGGCGGTCTGGCAACGTCGTTCCTGCTGGAGTTAACGGTATATCCTGCGATCTTTGCATTATGGAAATGTCGGAAGGGGCTAACAAAGTAACGATCTCAACATCAGTTGGCGGGAGCAATTGTTATACACATGCCTACTTGAGCGGTGTCGAACTTGATCCAGCAAAACCGTCATTGCTTGTCGGCGCTGTGATGGTGGTCCTCGCCGGATGCGTCCGCGTCGGAATGATGATGGTCCTCATCTTCGGCCGGCTTGAGTTGGTCGCGCTCGGCGTCGGTGAGCTTGGGCAGATGACGGACGAACGAGACGATCTTCCATCGTGTGTCGGCGTCGTCGGCGTTCTCGAATGCGGGCATGCCCGTGCTGCCGATGCCGTTGGCGATGACCCAGTACAACTGGCCGTCGGTCATGTTCTGGATCGCGTCGCTGGCCAGGTCGGGTGCTTCGGGGTGCAACCCCTCTGCGATCTCGCCCCGTTCCAGGCCGGGAGCGCTGTGGCACACCACGCACATCTCCTTGTAATGAGGCAGGGCGTCCGCGATCGCTTTCGGATCGTTGGCATGGGGGTTGGTCTCGATCGTTGCGTGATGGGCGATGGAACGTGAGCTGGCGTAGCCGAGAAACGAGTCGATCGGGCCGAACGATTGCTGTGCCGACACGTTGATGATGCCCGTCGCCGCCACGATCAGCGGAAGGACGATCACCACGGCGAGCATGATCAGCATCCCCCAGACGAGACCCGAGCGGAATCCCCGGGTCTTGCAGCAGGAACCGGTCGGTTTGGTCGCGTTGGCGTTGTCTTGATTCGGCGTTTCCATGGGGTGCTCCTTCGATGATCATTGAGTGATTCAAGTGGTTCAGTGTTCTGTTGAAATCCCGTCGCGCTTCAGTTCTTCCGGCGAAGCCCGGTCAACGACGGTCCCCGCCGGATGTTGATACCAGCCGGGGTCGGCGTAGTTGGCGAGCTTCTCGCGCACCTTGAGGATGGTGAACATGCCGCCCATGTCGATGTAGGAGAACGGCCCGGGCATGCCGACCATGGGGATGCTGTTCTTGGGTATAGGCATCGACATCTCGCTCATGCCCTCCATCCCAAGATGCCCCATCGTCATGTAACCGGGCACGAGCGAACGGACGCGCGTGTCGAGGTCGTCGGGGTTGACGCCGACCATGTTGGGGAAGCCGTGGCCCATCTGGTTCATCATGTGATGGGTCATGTGACAGTGCATCGCCCAGTCGCCGGGATCGGAGGCGACAAACTCCACGTCGCGCGTCGAGCCCACCGGCATGAGCACAGTGGTCTCCGGCCACTGCGCTGTAACCGGAATCTGCCCGCCGTCGGTCGCGGTGACCTTCCAGTAGTGACCGTGGAGATGAATCGGGTGATGATCCATCGCGCTGAGGTTGCCGAAGCGGATGCGCACGCGGTCGCCGAGTTTGGCGACCAGCGGGTCGATCGCGGGGAAGACCTTGCCGTTCATCGTGAGGATGTTGAAGTCGCTCATCGCCAGCGTGTTGGGCCGGGATGTGCCGACCTCGATGCTCCATTCACTCAGCAGGATGGCGAAGTCGCGGTCGACCTTGTATCCAGCCGACGGATTCCGGGGGTGGATGATGAGCATGCCGATCAGGCCCATGCCTTCCTGGGTCATGGCGTCATGATGAGAGTGGTACATGTAGGTGCCGTGCTGGCGCAGGGTCCACTCGTAGCGATAGGTCTCGCCGGGTGGGATGGGTTTCTGCGTCAGGCCGCTGACGCCGTCCATACCGTTGGGCAGATAGATGCCGTGCCAGTGCACGGTCGTCGGCACGGGCAGGCGGTTGGTCACGTAGATACGGACGTGATCACCTTCCACCGCTTCGATCACCGTGCCGTTGACCCGCCCGTTGTAGCCCCAGCATTTGGCCTTGAGCCCGGAGGCGAACTCGTGGTCGATCGGCTCGGGGATCAGGTGGAAGACCTTCACGCCGTCGACGATCTTGAAGGGCAGCGTTGCGGCGTTGGGGGAGACGACGGGTTGGTAATCCTTACCGGGTTCGGCGGGTGCAAGGGCGGGACGGTCCGCGTCTCCTGAATACGTCTTTTCCCACGCCTTGCCCTCGGTGTCGATCTGCGAGGCGCGGGCTCGGGTCCCTGCAAGCAGGGCCGCGCCACCGATCGCCGCCGCGCCGGTCATAAGCATTTCGCGTCGTGTCGCCATGTCAATGGCCTCCTGTGTTGTCAGTTGTGCCGGCCATGCCCGGCATGGTTGTCATGGGAAGAGCGCCCGATCGCATCGAATCCACCATCCGCCCTTGCAGCATGGCGTCCAGTTCGGAACGGGCCATCCAATACGTGTGGAGCGACTCGACATACGATTGAGCCGCGTTGATCTGCTGCTGTTTGGCGAACAGCAGTTGGAAAACGCCCACCTGCATGGCGTTGTACTGAAGCAGAGTCTCCCGGACGATCTGGTCTCGCTGCGGGAGGATTTCGGCGCGGTAGAACTCGGCCGTCCGCCGGGTCGTCAGCAGGCGCTGCCGCGCGGAACGGACGTGCGAACGCAGTTCGACGGCTGTGGCGATGTAGGCCTGCTGCCTGCGCCGCAGCTCCGCCTGCGCAGCCGCCACCCGCGCCTGGCCCTGATCGAACAGCGGGATCGGCAGCGAAACGCTCGGTCCCACGTCCCAATCATGATCTTCACGCTTGGCCTCGGCTCCCAACTCCAGCGACGGGATCAACGCCGTCGCCTTCGTCAGCCCTAACCGTTGACCAAAGGCCACGATTTCCTGTCGCGCCATCGCCAGGTCGAGACTGTTCTCGACCGCCTTGGTCTCCAGGCCCGAAAGGTCCATTGCCTCATCAGGCACATCCGGCAACCGCTGCGGGACCGTCCACTGCGTCGCCTGCTCGCCCCACAATCCCATCAGACGGTTGAGGCGCTCGCGACTGTCGACCACCGCCGCCTGCGCCGATGCCAGGTCTAGGCGGGCCTGGTCGTACAGCGCCTTCTCGTTGTGCAGGTCCAGGTCGCGGATGTTGCCCGCCTCGTGCAACTTCCTCTTTGCTTCGTAGGAGGCCGCCGTCGCATCGACGACCTGTCGGTGCATCTCCAGCATCTGCTGATCCGCCACGAGCCGGTAGTAGCCGGCGCGGGCATCGACATCCATGTCCAGCACAGCGGCGCTGAGCTTGAGCTTGGCGCGCTCGAAGTCCGCCTCAGCCACCGCCCGGCG
Protein-coding sequences here:
- a CDS encoding TolC family protein, whose product is MVKRLILPLVSVVWIGGCAPVPPDAGFNDVQNQVHTRIGHDVVWRRDGDTDARADQAVKELLVQPLTADAAVQVALLNNRRLQATYEDLGVAQAEVVQAGLLKNPVFDASAGFIVGGGSPELTFSVAQDFLEVFFIPLRRAVAEADFERAKLKLSAAVLDMDVDARAGYYRLVADQQMLEMHRQVVDATAASYEAKRKLHEAGNIRDLDLHNEKALYDQARLDLASAQAAVVDSRERLNRLMGLWGEQATQWTVPQRLPDVPDEAMDLSGLETKAVENSLDLAMARQEIVAFGQRLGLTKATALIPSLELGAEAKREDHDWDVGPSVSLPIPLFDQGQARVAAAQAELRRRQQAYIATAVELRSHVRSARQRLLTTRRTAEFYRAEILPQRDQIVRETLLQYNAMQVGVFQLLFAKQQQINAAQSYVESLHTYWMARSELDAMLQGRMVDSMRSGALPMTTMPGMAGTTDNTGGH
- a CDS encoding CusA/CzcA family heavy metal efflux RND transporter, which produces MQLSEINPSARPGFIQRLIAGCANNPFLTILTVAAIVAWGYYSLRQVPLDAIPDLSDAQVIVFTEWPGRSPDLVEDQITYPISTALLAAPKVKFVRGQSFLGLSFVYVIFEDGTDIYWGRSRVLEYLNSVTGKLPDGVNPTLGPDATGVGWVFQYALVDKSGNHDLSQLRSFQDWYVRYALEGVEGVAEVASVGGFVKQYQIQLDPDQVLAYNIPIQTIIQKVRRSNTDVGGRVLEQAGHEYMIRGRGYIKSKADIESIPVGIGKDGVPIQIKDLGKVTIGPDMRRGLAELNGEGEAVGGIVIMRYGENALTTIENVKKRLVDVRKSLPEGVELVVVYDRSELIGRAIATLRHTLIEEMIVVSIIITIFLLHFRSALIPIVALPIAVILAFIPMSYQHLTANIMSLGGIAVAIGAMVDASIIIIENIHKKLETWEEAGRPAEKTRRGVIVEAMQEVGPSIFFSLLVITVAFLPVFTLEATEGRLFRPLAYTKTYSMGFAAILAVTLVPALAALIIRGKIRGEKWNPINRMLVAGYAPVVRFVVRHRWLVVACSVAAMIATIPAFFRLGNEFMPPLNEGSILYMPTAPPGMSITEASTILQSQDRKLREVPEVQSVFGKIGRSRTATDPAPLSMVETVIVLKPESEWREGMTWDKLIKEMDQKLAYPGMPNIWWMPIQTRTEMLATGIRSALGIKVFGSSLEEIEATAVQVEKALQDDPRVKPYTRSVFAERVTGGYFLDFNVKREEAARYGMTVGDVEDLVQTAIGGMNIDQTIEGRERYPIQVRYARQFRDKLDMIKKVLVPTPTGTQVPISHVADIDIKTGAPMIRSEDGRLVGFVFVDVTDIGIADYVQLARQAVDERVTLPASVRLAWAGQFQYFERAKEKLKIVVPLTLLIVCFLLYSNTKSVIETLIVLLAVPFSLIGAIWLLYLLNYNMSVAVWVGLIALAGLDAETGVIMLLYLNLSHKRWIGEGRLQSFRDLEDAIVDGAANRIRPKLMTVLTTFIGLFPLMLSTGTGADVMKRIAAPMVGGLATSFLLELTVYPAIFALWKCRKGLTK
- a CDS encoding multicopper oxidase domain-containing protein, with the translated sequence MATRREMLMTGAAAIGGAALLAGTRARASQIDTEGKAWEKTYSGDADRPALAPAEPGKDYQPVVSPNAATLPFKIVDGVKVFHLIPEPIDHEFASGLKAKCWGYNGRVNGTVIEAVEGDHVRIYVTNRLPVPTTVHWHGIYLPNGMDGVSGLTQKPIPPGETYRYEWTLRQHGTYMYHSHHDAMTQEGMGLIGMLIIHPRNPSAGYKVDRDFAILLSEWSIEVGTSRPNTLAMSDFNILTMNGKVFPAIDPLVAKLGDRVRIRFGNLSAMDHHPIHLHGHYWKVTATDGGQIPVTAQWPETTVLMPVGSTRDVEFVASDPGDWAMHCHMTHHMMNQMGHGFPNMVGVNPDDLDTRVRSLVPGYMTMGHLGMEGMSEMSMPIPKNSIPMVGMPGPFSYIDMGGMFTILKVREKLANYADPGWYQHPAGTVVDRASPEELKRDGISTEH
- a CDS encoding sigma-70 family RNA polymerase sigma factor; the protein is MASKLTDLQVERFERLAWPFLPMLLRAAQCMTHRDDQAEDLVQETMIKAMRAIDRFEEGSDMKAWLLTIQRRTFIDLYRSRKHRRAERSLDDDKVPEPTDDGGHDAEGFDRRWEQPEQLLNRFDDDQIIDALRSLPDEIRWTLLLVDVEQMDQQQAAEVLDVPVGTIKSRAHRGRGMLRNKLYELARQRGWVEPKPADDNEE
- a CDS encoding efflux RND transporter periplasmic adaptor subunit, whose protein sequence is METRTMSKNEVFSLIHRWGPSAVIVAAVVTVGVLFHRPIVAWFGGNPDAIFGPSGGMAHYDVGDLHSAGSLKVGARIDPHRPIVGKNRLLVVVKTADGDPVTDASVEAVAVMPAMGSMPEMRSTSRFKHIEDSQYAGDLELTMAGGWPLTLNVDSPAHGKATLHYDLATTIDGLRLTDAAGTGRKNDATGSKPLNDVCPVLGKKVPEDAVTLTWKGHRIGFCCPGCDRKFDGWTEEKKQAFVDRFIKGGKPIAQTDSGTQQKKPLPPAEGIAFWTCSMHPSVKLKDKGTCPICKMDLIPVTHEEVRSGVIFVDAQRRQLIGVRTTTVMQQNLDKTIRAVGVITYDETRLTDVTLKYRGWIGDLFADYTGKHVERGEPLLTIYSPELLSAQQEYLDALAATAVPGRTTRVAEAARERLLLWDLTERQLDELAKRGKPLQYVPVLSPATGTIIQKMAVKGSAVEPGKMIYRVADLSTLWIEAELYEDEVPLVSVGQKVEVSVSYLPGKGFEGTVSYVYPYLDPKTRRGRIRVEVTNKDGLLKPDMYANVYIKVPLGKQLAVPEEAVLYGGENNIVFLDLGEGRMRPQRVKLGVRATDPGLGMDLIEVLDGLKPGDAVVTSGNFLIASESKLKSGIEKW